Part of the Oerskovia paurometabola genome is shown below.
CGGACCCACCGGCGCACGCGGAGAGCGCCAGTGCGCTCGCCGCCACGGCTGCGACAGCCGCAGACTTCCGTGAGATCTTCAATGTTCCTCCTCAAGGGGATGGTGGGTTCCCCGTCGACGTGCCCCGCAGCAGCACTGCGCGCGGAGCTCGGCGACACTCGCGGGAGACCCACCATTGGTTTGGGGCAACGGTACCGACCAAGATGGGCGACTTCACCCGGTTGCACCTTTCGAGCGGCCGATCGTTACCGAGTTGATACTGGCCGGTACGGTGCTGTTTCCCATTCGATACCCGGAGAAACCGGTACGTAACGGACCGGAAACACAGGACGGGCGCCCCCTGCGTCTCACGATGCGGCGGCGCCCGTCCCATAACCGGCGAATGTGGCAGACCTCATAGCGGCCCGCCAGGGGTCAGACGTTGAAGCGGAACTCCACCACGTCGCCGTCGACCATCACGTAGTCCTTGCCCTCGATGCGGGCCTTGCCGGCCGCCCGGGCCGCCGCCACGGAGCCCGTCTCGACGAGGTCGTCGAACGAGATCACCTCGGCCTTGATGAAGCCACGCTCGAAGTCGGTGTGGATGACCCCGGCCGCCTGCGGCGCGGTCCACCCCTTGCGGATGGTCCAGGCGCGCGACTCCTTGGGCCCGGCCGTGAGATAGGTCTGCAGGCCGAGCGTGTCGAACCCGACGCGCGCGAGCTGGTCGAGACCGGACTCCTCCTGGCCCGTCTCCGCGAGCATCTCGGCCGCCTCCTCGGGCTCGAGCTCGACGAGCTCGGACTCGAACTTGGCGTCGAGGAAGATCGCCTGCGCGGGCGCGACGAGCGCGCGCAGCTCGGCCTTGCGCTCCTCGTCCACGAGGCCCGCGTCGTCGGTGTTGAAGACGTAGATGAACGGCTTGGCCGTCATGAGCTGAAGGCTCGCGATCTCGGCCAGGTCCAGCCCGGCGGCCTTCGCGCCCTGGAACAGGGTGATGCCCTGCTCGAGCAGGGTCTGCGCCTTCTGGGCCGCGGCGAGCAGGACGGGGTCGCCCTTCTTGATCTTGACCTCCTTCTCGAGGCGCGGGAGCGCCTTCTCGAGGGTCTGGAGGTCCGCGAGGATCAGCTCGGTGCTGATGGTCTCGATGTCGTCCGCCGAGTCCGTCGACCCCTCGACGCGGATCACGTCGGGGTCGTCGAACGCGCGGGTCACCTGGCAGATCGCGTCCGCCTCACGGATGTTCGCGAGGAACTTGTTGCCGAGCCCCTCCCCCTCGCTCGCACCCTTGACGATGCCCGCGATGTCCACGAAGGACACGGTCGCGGGCAGGATGCGCTCACTGCCGAAGATCTCCGCGAGCTTGTTCAGCCGCGGGTCCGGGAGGGACACGACGCCGACGTTCGGCTCGATCGTCGCGAACGGGTAGTTCGCCGCGAGGACCTGGTTGCGCGTCAGGGCGTTGAAGAGGGTGGACTTGCCGACGTTGGGCAGGCCGACGATGCCGATAGTTAGAGCCACGGGGCCTGAGTCTACGCCGAGCGACCGTGCGCGCCGCTCGCGCCGGAGCAGGCGGCCGAACGGCCGGACGGCCCGACGGCGCCGCTCGCGCCGGGCGACCACGTGCACTGCTGCACGGGCGCACCTGGGCGAGCGGCGCCGTCGGGCCGCTGCGGGGACCGCCTACTTGTAGCTCATGACCTGCTGGAGGAGCTCCGGGCCGCGCTGGTCGACCAGGCGGCCGCCCCAGCGCATGCCCACCACGAGGAAGACCACCCCGAGGCCGACGCCCACGACCAGCGCGAGCCAGCCCCAGACCGCCGCCCCCGTCAGGACGTTCGTGAGCGCCAGCCCCGCGGCCGGCAGGCACAGCGCCGTGAGGACCAGCATCGTGATCATCTGGGCGACCAGCGTCGCCATCGCGGCGCCCTGGGGAGACTTGAACGGGCTGTCCCCCGGCTTCGGTACCGGGTAGAGCAGGCGCGCCGAGACCACGCTCGACACGCCCAGCCCCGCACCGAGCACACCCAGGCTCAGCCCGATCGTGGCGACCAGGAGGTCCCAGCGCCCCGTGAACGCGACCGAGCCCACCGCGAAGACCAGCACGACCGGCACCCCGATGACCGCGGCCGCGACCACACGGCCCGCGCGGTCCGCGAACCCGCTCACGCCCGACGACACCTGGGTCCAGAACGCCGTGTGGTCGTACGCGACGTCCGCCGAGATCGCGAACCCGAACGTGAAGGCCGTGACCGGGCCCAGCACGAGCATGAGCTCGACGAACCCGTCGCCGCCGTCGGCCCGCATGCTCGACCCGACGAACCACAGCAGGACCGGGAGCAGCGGGACCACGGCGATCGAACCCGAGTAGCGCGGGTCCCGGAACCAGTACGTCAGGCAGCGTGCCGCCACGGCTCCCACGGGCGTCGCGGGGAAACGGTCGAACCAGCCGAGCCCCTTGGACTTGCCGGCCGAGGCGCCGCCGTGCGGCGCGACCAGGGCCTTGGCGAGCGCGCGGTCCCACACGACCCACGCCGCGACCAGGACGACCACCGCGATGGCGAGCCGCACGAGCGCGAGGCCCCAGGCGCCGTCGGACACCGCGGACGCGACCGCCCACGGCGCACCGAACGGCGTCCACCCCAGGACGTCCGCGATGACCGGCAGCACCTCCTGGCCGCGAGCGATCGCCGACGTCGCCCAGCCGATGATCGGCCCGGCGAGCATGAGCGGCACGAACGCCGCGATCGACAGGACCTCGCGGTAGCGCCGCGAGTCGAGCAGCGGGGCGAGCGCGGTCGTCGTCGCACGGGACCCGACGACGCACAGCGCGACCGCGAGCAGCGCGCCCACGAGCGCGGCCACGGCCGCGAGCGGCGAACGCCACCACGCGAGCGCCGTCCCGGCCGAGGCGACGAGCGTCACGATCCCCGGGATGCCCACGAGACCCGCGACCGCGAGCCCCGCGAGGAGCTGACGCTGCGGCACCGCGAACGTCACGAAGCGCTGCGGGTCGAGCGTCGCGTCCACGCCGAACGCGAACAGCGGCACGATCCACCACGCGAGCACGACGACCGAGCCGACGATCGTGATGATCTGGCCCGCCACCTCGGGGGCCGTGGTGCCCAGGACCGTCAGGCCGACCAGGGCCATCGAGATGACGCCCAGCCCGTAGAGGATGCCGAGGACCAGCCCCACCGTCTGCCACACGCTCTTCTTGAGCGTGTTGCGCAGGAGGGTGAGCTTGAGCCTTACGAGGTGCGCAACCACGACAGCCCCTCCGTCGTGTGACGCCCGCCCACGAGGTCCACGAAACGGTCCTCCAGGCTCTGGCCCGCGCGGACCTCGTCCACGGTGCCGGCCGCGAGCACGTGCCCGCCCGCGATGACCGCGACGTGGTCGCACATGCGCTGGACCAGGTCCATGACGTGCGAGGACACGATGACCGTGCCGCCGCTCGCGACGTAGCCGTTGAGGATCTCGCGGATGTTGGCCGCGGAGACCGGGTCGACGGCCTCGAACGGCTCGTCGAGCACGAGCAGGTTCGGGGCGTGGATCAGCGCCGAGGCCAGTGCGATCTTCTTGGTCATGCCCGCCGAGTAGTCGACCACGAACGTGTTCGCGTCGGCCGCCAGGCCCAGGGCCTCGAGCAGGTCCGCGGTGCGCTCGGCGACCGTCTCGCGGTCCATGCCGCGCAGCAGGCCCGCGTACGTGATGAGCTGCGCGCCCGTGAGCCGGTCGAACAGGCGCACGCCGTCCGGGAGGATGCCCAGCAGACGCTTGCCCTCGAGCGGGTTCGCCCACAGGTCCAGGCCGTGCACGTGGACCGAGCCGAAGTCCGGGCGCAGCAGACCCGTGGCCATCGACAGCGCGGTCGTCTTGCCCGCGCCGTTGGGGCCGACGAGCCCGTAGAACGAGCCGGCGGGGACGTCGAGGTCGATGCCCGCCACGGCGATCTTCTCGCCGAACTTCTTCCACAGCCCGCGCACCGACAGCGCGGGGGCCGTGCCCGCCGCGTCGGTCGGGGGCGTGGGCGTCGCAGGGGCGAGCACGGGCGCGGCGGTCTGCAGGCCAGGCGCTGCGGGTGCTGCCGGGGCGGTGTCGTCGACGGGTGGGAACTGGTCGCGGGGCTCAGGATCGTGGGCCATACGGACAAACCTAGTGGAGCCGGACGGCCTCTCCCCAGGAGATATGTCACGTCTTTCCAGGTGGGAGCCGGATTCACCCGTGCGGGCGGTCGCGCGAGGACCTCCGACGCGCCCGACGACGCAGCTCCCCGTCCCGTGTGGGTACCACCTGGCAGAGTGCGGGCATGGACAACGCCCTGCCGTGGCTCATGCTCGTCGTCGGACTCCTCGTGGGAGCCCTCCTGGGCTGGCTCGCGCGCCGCACCTCCCCCGACTCCGGGCGCGCCGAGATCGGCCGGCTCACCGGGCTCCTGACCCAGGCCCAGCAGGAGGCCGCGCGCGGCGCGGGCCTCGCCGAGCGCCTCGCCGCAGAGCGTGAAGGGTTCGAGCGTCAGCTCCGGACCGAGCGCGAGGCGTTCGGTCGCCAGCTCGCGGGCACCGAGCGCGCCGCGGACGAGCGCTTCGACATCGAGCGCGCCAACCACGAGCGGGCGATCGAGGAGCTGCGCGCCGGTTCCGAGAAGCGGCTCGCAGAGATCCGCGGCGACCAGGCCCGGCTCGAGGCCCAGTTCGAGGCCCTCGCGCGCAAGGCGCTCGCGAACAGCTCCGAGCAGTTCCTCACGCAGGCCGAGGAGCGCTTCAAGCGCAGCCAGCAGGTCGGGGAGGCCGAGCTCGCCAAGCGCGAGCAGGCCGTGCAGCAGCTCGTCGAGCCCCTCAGCAAGGCCCTCGACCAGGTCAAGGCCGAGGTCTCCGCCGCAGAGCAGGCGCGCCGCGAGGCCCACGGCACGCTCGCCGAGCAGGTCCGCGGCATGCGCCACGACTCCGAGGCACTGCGCGCCGAGACCGCCCAGCTCGTGACCGCGCTGCGCTCCTCGCAGGTCCGCGGCGCCTGGGGCGAGCTCCAGCTGCGCCGCGTCGTCGAGGCCGCGGGCATGATCCCCCACGTCGACTTCATGGAGCAGGACCAGGTCAGCACCGACGACGGTGCGCTGCGCCCCGACATGGTCATCAAGCTCGCAGGCGGCAAGAACATCGTGGTCGACGCCAAGGTCGCCTTCCTCGGCTACCTCGACGCGCAGCAGACCACCGACCCCCGTGTCCGGGAGGAACGGCTCGCCGCGCACGCACGCCACTTCCGCAAGCACATCGACGACCTCGCGGGCAAGCGGTACTGGGACCAGTTCAGCCCCGCGCCGGAGTTCGTCGTCATGTTCGTCCCCGCCGAGTCGTTCCTGTCGGCCGCGATCGAGCAGGACCCCTCGATCCTGGAGTACGCGGTCGCGAAGAACGTCATCATCGCGGCCCCCATGACCATGATCGCTCTGCTGCGGACCGTCGCCTACGCCTGGCGGCAGGACGCGCTCGCCGCGAACGCCCAGCAGGTCCTCACGCTCGGCAAGGAGCTCCACGGGCGCCTCGCCGTCATGGGCACCCACCTCGCCAAGCTCGGCCGGTCGATCCAGGGAGCCGCCGAGTCGTACAACAAGACCGTCGCGTCCCTCGAGACGCGCGTGCTCGTGAGCGCGCGCCGGTTCGCCGACCTCAACGTCGTCGACGAGGACCTCGAGACCCCCGCCGCGGCCAACCCGCAGCTCAGCGCGGTGAGCGCCCCCGAGCTCCTCGCCTCGGTCCACGAGAGCTTCGTCGCGATCGACGAGATCCCGGGGTCGCGCGCAGGCGCCGCTCCGGCGGATGACGACGAGCAGGGCCCGCTCGACGCCGGGATGCTCGGGACCATCAACGCCCCCGGGCGGCACGAACGCGACCGGGGAGCGGACGCGTCCTGACGTGACGACGGACGAGGCCCGTCCCGGAGCATCCGGGACGGGCCTCGTGCACGTCAGCGAGCCGGCGTCAGACGGGCTCGACCGAGAGCGCCGTGCGGTTCTCGCGACGCGGGCGCGCAGGCGCGTTGCCCGCGGCCTTGAGGTCCGCGCGCAGCTCCTTGGGGAGCGAGAACATGAGGTCCTCGGTCGCGGTGCGCACCTCCTGCACGTCGCCGTAGCCGCGCTCGGCCAGGTACGCCAGGACGTCGTTCACGAGGATCTCCGGGACCGAGGCCCCCGAGGTCACACCGACGGTCGTCACGCCCTCGAGCCACGACTCGTCCATCTCCTGTGCGCGGTCGATGCGGTACGACGCGTCCGCGCCGGCGCCCAGGGCGACCTCGACGAGACGCACCGAGTTCGACGAGTTCGCCGACCCGACCACGATCACGAGCTCGCACGCGGGCGCGAGCTTCTTCACCGCGACCTGACGGTTCTGCGTCGCGTAGCAGATGTCGTCCGACGGCGGGTTCTGCAGCGTCGGGAACCGTTCGCGCAGGCGGTCGACCGTCTCCATGGTCTCGTCGACCGACAGCGTCGTCTGCGAGATCCACACGACCTTCTCCGGGTCGCGGACCGTGACGTTCGCGGCGTCGTCGGGCGAGTTGACGATCTGGACGTGGTCCGGGGCCTCGCCTGCGGTGCCCTCGACCTCCTCGTGGCCCTCGTGGCCGATCAGCAGGATGTCGTAGTCGTCCGCCGCGAAGCGCACGGCCTCCTTGTGCACCTTGGTGACCAGGGGGCACGTCGCGTCGATCGTCTGGAGGTTGCGCTGGGCGGCCGCCTCGTGGACCGCGGGCGAGACGCCGTGCGCCGAGAACACGACGCGCGCGCCCTCGGGCACCTCGTCGGTCTCGTCGACGAAGATCGCGCCCTTGTCGCTCAGCGACTCGACGACGTACTTGTTGTGCACGATCTCCTTGCGGACGTACACGGGGGCACCGTAGTGCTCGAGCGCCTTCTCGACCGCGATCACCGCACGGTCGACGCCCGCGCAGTAGCCGCGGGGGGCGGCGAGGAGGACACGCTTACCAGTCGGGGAAGTCACGCCACAAGTCTAGGTGACGGGTCTGCGGCGCTCGGCCTGGCGGCCGGGTCCGGGCAGGCTCCGGGCCATGTCCTGGCAGCAACTCCACAGGATCCCCACGGGTCCGCCGGCCAAGACCGGCGGGTGCGTGCGGGATCGGCGCCTGTCACACCCATGAGGCAGGCTTGACCCGTGACCGACCGACCCGCCGACCCCACCGGCCCCCCGGCCTCCCCGGTACAGCCGCCCGCACAGCCGACCGCGCTCCCCGTCCGGGCCCTCGACACGAGCGCCGAGCACCCCTGGCCCGTCCGGCTCCTGTCGAGCAAGATCACCGCGTACATCGACAAGATGTCGCCGGTCTGGGTCGAGGGGCAGGTCGTGCAGCTCAACCGTCGTCCCGGCGCCTCGATGGCCTTCCTCACGCTCCGTGACACGGACGCCGACATGTCCCTCCCGGTCGCCGCGATGGCCCGGGTCTTCGACGCAGCGAGCACGCCGCTCGCCGAGGGAGCGCACGTCGTCGTCCACGCCAAGCCCGTGTTCTGGCCCAAGCGCGGTTCGTTCCAGCTCCAGGCGAGCGAGGTCCGCACGGTCGGGATCGGCGAGCTCCTGGCCCGGATCGAGCACCTCAAGCGCATCCTCGCGGCCGAGGGCCTGTTCGACGCGGACCGCAAGGTCCCGCTCCCGTTCCTGCCCGCTGTCGTGGGCCTCGTGTGCGGCCGCGAGTCCAAGGCCGAGCACGACGTCGTCGTCAACGCCCGCGCGCGCTGGCCCCAGGTGCGCTTCGAGATCCGCGAGGTCGCGGTGCAGGGCGCGAGCGCGGTCTCGCAGGTGAGCGCCGCGATCGCCGAGCTCGACGCGCGACCCGACGTCGACGTGATCGTGGTCGCGCGCGGCGGTGGCGCGGTCGAGGACCTCCTGCCGTTCAGCAACGAGGCGCTCGTCCGGGCGGCGGCTGCGTGCCGCACTCCCCTGGTCAGCGCGATCGGCCACGAGACCGACACCCCGCTCCTCGACCTGGTCGCGGACTACCGCGCCTCGACGCCCACGGACGCGGCCAAGCGCATCGTGCCCGACGTGGGCGAGGAGCGTGCGCGCGTGCTGCAGGCCCGGTCACGGATCCGGGCCGCGATCACGCACCAGCTCCAGCGTGAGCAGTCGCGTCTCGACAGCGCGCGCTCTCGTCCGGTCCTCGCGGCCCCCGAGACCATGATCTCCACACGCGAGCAGCAGGTGCTCGCGGCCCGGGACCGGGCCCGCCGCTCGCTCGACGCGATCCTGCTCCGCGCGCACGGCGAGGTCGACCGCCTCGCGGCCCAGGTGCGCGCGCTGTCCCCCGCGTCGACGCTCGAACGGGGCTACGCCGTCGTGCACGGACCCGACGGCGGGATCGTCCGGTCCCCCGAGGACGTGAGCCCCGGCGACGCCCTGCACGTGCGCCTCGCGAGCGGCGCGATCGACGCGACCGTGCGCTGACCCGATCCCTCCGGCCGGGCCGGGCCCAGCGCTCCCAGCCCACCGTCCCACTCTCCGACGCCCCAGACCCTCAGCCCAGGAAGGCCCTGCACCATGAGCAGCACCACCCCGCCCCCCGCCGACGTCGCAGCGCTCACGTACGAGCAGGCGCGCGACGAGCTGGTCCAGGTCGTGTCCCGCCTCGAGGCCGGCGGCGAACCGCTCGAGGCCTCGCTCGCCCTGTGGGAGCGCGGCGAGGCCCTCGCGGCCCGGTGCCAGCAGTGGCTCGACGGCGCACGTGAACGTCTTGCGTCGGCCCGGGCGGCAGACGGCGCCCCGACCACCTCGGTCGACGCGCAGGACGCCGGCACCGAGGACGACTGACCGGGACGCCCGGGGGTCACGCGCTCTTGCGCGCCTGACCCTCGGACTGCGCCTGAGCCCGTTCGAGCGAGGCGCGCCGGTCCTCCTCGTTCTCCTTGTCGAGCCGGTCCACCTCGTCCTGGTCGTGCGTGAGGTTCTCGCCCGTCTCGGGGTCGAAGACCATCATCTTGTCCGGGTCGAACCAGAGCTCGGTCGTGTCGCCGTCGCGCACGCGGGACGCCGAGTTGAGCGCGACGACGAACTGGGTGCGCAGTCCTTCGCCGTCGAGCTCACGGTCGAGCTCCTCGAGCTGGGCCGCGACCGAGGCGTGCATCTCGAACGGCACGTAGGCGTAGAGCTCGGCGCCGAGCCACTCGGTCACGTCGATCTGCGCGTCGAACGTCCGCCCCCGGTCCTTCTTGGTCGGGTCGACGAGGCGCGCGTCCTCGAAGTGCTCGGGGCGCAGCCCCACGATCACGAGCTCGCGCCCCCCGATCGCCGAGACGATCCGCTCGGGCAGCTCGAACGTGCCGAAGGGCAGCTCCATGCTGCTCCCGGAGACCTCGCCCGGCAGGAAGTTCATGGGCGGGGACCCGATGAACCCCGCGACGAACAGGTTGACGGGCTGCTCGTACAGCGCGCGCGGGCTCGCGATCTGCTGGAGCTCGCCCTTGCGCAGGACGGCGACGCGGTCGCCGAGCGTCATGGCCTCGGTCTGGTCGTGCGTCACGTAGACCGTCGTGGTCGCGAGGCGTCGCTGGAGGCGCGCGATCTCGGTGCGCATCTGCCCGCGCAGCTTGGCGTCGAGGTTGGACAGGGGCTCGTCGAACAGGAACGCCTTGGCGTCGCGCACGATCGCCCGACCCATCGCGACGCGCTGGCGCTGCCCGCCGGACAGGTTGGCGGGCTTGCGGTCGAGGTGCTCGTTCAGGTCGAGGAGGTCGGCCGCGTGCTCGACCTTCTCGCGGATCTCGGCGTCGGTGAACTTGCCCTTGGTCAGGCGCAGCGGGAACGCGATGTTCTCGGCGACCGTCAGGTGCGGGTAGAGCGCGTAGTTCTGGAAGACCATCGCGAGGTCGCGGTCGCGCGGGGCCTTCTCGTTGACACGCTCGCCGTCGATCAGCAGGTCGCCCGAGGTGATGTCCTCGAGGCCGACGATCATGCGCAGCAGCGTCGACTTCCCGCAGCCCGAGGGGCCGACGAGGATCACGAACTCGCCGTCCGCGATGTCGATGCTGACGCCTTTGACGGCGGGGAACCCGTCGCCGTACTTCTTGACGATGTTCTTGAGGGTGATGGAGGCCATCAGCTCTCTCCTCGGTCGGGGGACGGGCGGCGAAGGTTTCGGGGGCGGGGCCGGAGCCCAGGCCAAGGTGCGGGCCCGGGCCCGTACGCGCGGGCGCCCTGCCCGCACGGGGTGGGCGGCGCCGTCGGGCGGAACGTGGCGCTCATCCCTTGACCGCCCCCTGCGTCAGGCCGGAGACGATCTGGCGCTGGAACAGCACCACGAGGATCACCACGGGGATGGTCACGACCACGGCCGCAGCCGAGATGGCACCGGTGGGCTCCTCGAAGTACGACGCGCCCGTGAAGAACGCCAGGGCCGCCGGCACGGGCCGGGCCGCGCTCGTGGACGTGAGCGAGATGCCGTAGATGAAGTCGTTCCACGCGATGAAGAACGCGATGAGCGCCGTGGTGAACACGCCCGGCGCGGCGAGCGGCACGATGACCTTGCGGAACGCCTGCCACGGCGTGGCGCCGTCGACCTGCGCGGCCTGCTCGAGCTCCCACGGGATCTGGCGGAAGAACGCCGCGAGGGTCCAGATGGAGATCGGGAGCGTCAGCGACAGGTACGGGATGATCAGGCCGAGCCACGTGTCGTACAGGCCGATGTTGCGCCACAGGTTGAACAGGGGCGTGACGATCGAGACCACGGGGAAGATCGAGACGCCCAGCGCGGTCGTGAGGATCAGGCGCTTGCCCGGGAAGTTCAGGCGCGCGATCGCGTACGCGGCGAGCGTCGCGAGGACGACCGCGATCGCGGTCGCGATGAGCGAGATGCCGACCGAGTTGCGCAGCGCCGACAGGAACAGCTCCTGCGCCGAGCCGCCCGAGGACAGGATCTGCTCGTAGTTGTCGGTGCTCCACTGCGGCGGCAGGAACGTGCCGGAGTTGAGGTCGCTCGGTCCCTTGAAGCTCGTCATGAGGATCGACAGGACCGGGAACAGCGCCCCCACGAGGACGACGACCGTGATGACGGCCCACCACACGCGGGCCCGGGTGCTCAGGACGCTACCCATCATCGCTCCCCTCTCGCGCCGGCCAGATCCACCTTGAACAGCTTGATCGCGACGAAGCAGATCCCGATCACGCACAGGAACAGCAGCACGGAGATCGCCGAGCCCATGCCGATCTGGAGCTGCCCGATCGAGGTCCGGTAGGCCAGCAAGGACAGCACCTCCGTGTTGTTCGCGCCGTTGGTCATGATGAAGACGTTGTCGAAGATGCGGAACGCGTCGAGCGCGCGGAACAGGACGGCGACCATGATCGCGGCCTTCATGTTGGGCACGATCACGCGCGAGAAGCGCTGCCAGGCCGTGGCGCCGTCGACCTTCGCGGCCTCCTCGAGCTCGCCCGGGACCTGAGCGAGGCCCGCGAGCAGCAGGAGCGAGATGAACGGCGTGGTCTTCCACACCTCGGACGCGATGATGACGAACAGGCTCGTGCCCTGGTGGGCGAACCAGTTGAGGTCCGGCCCGATCCCGGGGACCCAGTCGAACCAGCTGTTGACGTACCCGGAGGTGATGTCGAACGCGTAGAACCACGCGAACGCCGAGACCACGGTGATGATGCCGTAGGGCACGAGGATCGCGGTGCGCAGGAGCCCGCGCAGGCGCTTGATCGCGCGGTGCATGACGAGCGCGAGCGCGAAGCCCAGGACGAGCTCGACGACCACGGACACGACCATGATGAAGAACGTCACGGCGAAGTCGCGCCACCAGACGGGGTCGGTGAGGATCACGACGTAGTTGCCGAGGCCCACGAACGAGCGGTCGTCGGGGGCCGTGAGCTTGTAGTTGAACAGCGAGTCGTAGACGGCCTGGAGGATCGGGTAGAGCGTCACGGCCAGCATGACGACGAACGCGGGTCCCGCGAGGTACCAGCCGAGCCGCGCCTCGGCCCGGGCCCGGTCGCTGCGCGCGGCCTTGGCCTTCTTGTCGGGAGTCAGGTCGGGCGCGGGGTCCGGCTCGGGCCTGGACGGCTGGGCGGGGTGGGCGCCCCGGGTGTCGGTGCTCACAGCAGTCGCTCCCCTCGCAGGACGGCGGTGATGAAGTCGGTCGACTTCACGGGCGTGCCGTCCTCGGTCACGCTCGCGGGCGGGTACCACGTCTGCTGGAGGCCCGTGGAGACCTCGTTGTAGAACGGCGTCTGCGGCCGGGGCGCGGCCTGTTCGAGCGACTGCCGGATCACGTCGTACATGGGGTAGGCCTCCTGCACGGCGGGGTCGTCGTAGGCCGCGGTGTTCGCCGCGGGGTTCCCGTCGGACACGAAGTAGGCGGCCTGGTTCTCGGCGCTCACGATGCACTGCGCGGCCTCGTAGGACAGGTCGGTGTGCTCGCTGAACGCCCCG
Proteins encoded:
- a CDS encoding carbohydrate ABC transporter permease; translated protein: MTPDKKAKAARSDRARAEARLGWYLAGPAFVVMLAVTLYPILQAVYDSLFNYKLTAPDDRSFVGLGNYVVILTDPVWWRDFAVTFFIMVVSVVVELVLGFALALVMHRAIKRLRGLLRTAILVPYGIITVVSAFAWFYAFDITSGYVNSWFDWVPGIGPDLNWFAHQGTSLFVIIASEVWKTTPFISLLLLAGLAQVPGELEEAAKVDGATAWQRFSRVIVPNMKAAIMVAVLFRALDAFRIFDNVFIMTNGANNTEVLSLLAYRTSIGQLQIGMGSAISVLLFLCVIGICFVAIKLFKVDLAGARGER